From a region of the Gossypium raimondii isolate GPD5lz chromosome 10, ASM2569854v1, whole genome shotgun sequence genome:
- the LOC128032034 gene encoding receptor-like protein Cf-9 homolog, whose protein sequence is MRSLRELYLDGVNISSPSSEWCETTSLSLPKLSVLSMSNCDLSGHFPAEFFLLPKMQRIDISGNSRLMGQLPEFPINNSLEVLSLRYTNFSGKLPESISNLKLLRVLILSKLGLNFNSSSGSIPASVANLSNLMELDLSHNNFNGSIPPFHRSGVPNLASLDLSWNHLSGSIPSSLFTFSTLQTLSLGYNNFSDYQLKLDSSSIPDFGGATLLSTLQLNDNKLEGKLPRSLANCTSLKILNLGNNTLHDTFPLWLGKLPRLMVLILRANRFYGPIKHLENNFPALDVLDITSNKFFGKLSIEFFQAIHKLRSLKINGNNLEGKLPKSLANCRNLEVLDLGKNMIHDTFPYWLVKLPLLKVLILRSNRFYGSIKFSGDGNAFPMLHILDLASNNFSALGSLTELESLDLSQNSLSRKIPLQLTSLTFLGVLNLSYNQLDGSISQRYQFGTFLNDSYIGNTRLCGVPLTKKCNEVGSQMLPQKEGEDSWIDGLSIWKVVLMGYGCGLVIVFSIGYTVLNEFGNKWIASFIRKWKRSR, encoded by the exons ATGAGGTCTCTTAGAGAGTTGTATTTGGATGGAGTGAATATTTCAAGTCCAAGTAGTGAATGGTGTGAAACCACATCGCTGTCACTTCCCAAGCTGAGTGTTTTAAGCATGTCCAACTGCGATTTGAGTGGGCATTTTCCAGCAGAATTTTTCTTATTGCCCAAAATGCAAAGAATTGATATTTCAGGAAACTCTCGTCTCATGGGCCAACTGCCAGAATTTCCAATTAACAACTCTTTGGAGGTGTTGTCATTGCGATATACTAATTTCAGTGGTAAATTGCCAGAATCAATCAGCAATCTTAAATTGTTGAGAGTTTTAATTCTTTCTAAACTTGGCCTCAACTTTAACTCAAGTTCTGGATCCATTCCAGCATCGGTTGCAAATCTCAGTAACCTTATGGAATTGGATCTAAGTCATAACAATTTCAATGGTTCAATCCCTCCATTTCATAGATCTGGAGTTCCAAATCTTGCATCTCTTGATTTGTCATGGAACCACCTTTCTGGATCAATACCTTCTTCCTTATTTACTTTTTCAACATTGCAAACCCTCTCCCTTGGATACAACAACTTTAGTGATTACCAATTAAAGCTTGACAG TAGTAGCATACCAGATTTTGGAGGAGCAACCCTACTGTCCACTCTTCAACTCAATGACAATAAATTGGAAGGGAAGTTGCCGAGGTCATTAGCCAATTGCAcatctctcaaaattttaaaccttgGAAACAATACTCTGCACGACACATTTCCTTTGTGGTTGGGAAAGTTGCCTCGTTTGATGGTTCTTATACTACGAGCAAACAGGTTTTATGGTCCAATTAAacatttggaaaataattttccaGCACTGGATGTACTAGACATTACTTCCAATAAATTTTTTGGTAAACTATCGATTGAATTCTTCCAAGCCATACATAAGCTAAGGTCACTCAAAATCAACGGGAACAACTTGGAAGGGAAGTTGCCAAAGTCTTTAGCCAATTGCAGAAACCTTGAAGTTTTGGATCTTGGGAAAAATATGATACATGACACATTTCCTTACTGGTTAGTGAAATTGCCTCTCTTGAAGGTTCTTATACTAAGATCCAACAGATTTTATGGTTCCATTAAATTTTCCGGAGATGGAAATGCTTTCCCAATGTTACATATACTGGATCTTGCTTCCAATAACTTTTCAG CATTAGGAAGCTTAACCGAGCTCGAGTCATTGGATCTCTCCCAAAATAGTCTCTCGAGAAAGATTCCTCTACAGCTTACAAgcctaacttttcttggagtgCTGAATCTCTCTTACAACCAACTTGATGGAAGCATTTCACAGCGCTACCAATTCGGTACATTTTTAAATGATTCCTACATAGGAAACACAAGATTGTGTGGGGTTCCTTTGACAAAGAAATGCAATGAAGTTGGTTCGCAAATGCTGCCGCAAAAGGAGGGTGAAGATTCGTGGATAGATGGTTTATCTATTTGGAAAGT